From the genome of Geobacter sp. SVR, one region includes:
- the pyrH gene encoding UMP kinase, translating to MSRPSFTRVLLKLSGESLAGEQGYGIDPHTINAIASEIRDVVNQGVQLALVIGGGNIFRGLAASSKGMDRASADYMGMLATMINSLAMQDALEKVGVATRVQSAIAMQEVAEPYIRRRAMRHLEKGRVVIFGAGTGNPYFTTDTAASLRAMEINAQVILKGTKVDGVYSSDPKKDPTAVRYSELTYIDVLNKGLQVMDATATSLCMDNKLPIIIFDLTTEGNIKKVISGETIGTIVQGE from the coding sequence ATGAGCAGGCCATCATTTACAAGAGTTTTACTGAAGCTGTCCGGCGAGTCGCTGGCCGGTGAACAGGGCTACGGGATCGATCCGCACACCATCAACGCCATCGCCAGCGAAATCCGGGATGTGGTCAACCAGGGAGTGCAACTGGCCCTGGTAATCGGGGGGGGTAACATTTTCCGGGGGCTGGCTGCCTCTTCCAAGGGCATGGACCGGGCCAGTGCCGACTACATGGGCATGCTGGCCACCATGATCAACTCCCTGGCCATGCAGGACGCCCTGGAGAAGGTCGGGGTCGCCACCCGCGTTCAATCGGCCATTGCCATGCAAGAAGTGGCTGAGCCGTACATCCGCCGTCGCGCAATGCGCCACCTGGAAAAGGGGCGGGTCGTGATTTTCGGGGCCGGCACCGGCAATCCCTATTTCACCACCGATACGGCCGCCAGTCTGCGGGCAATGGAGATCAACGCCCAGGTGATCCTCAAGGGAACCAAGGTGGACGGGGTCTACTCGTCCGACCCCAAGAAGGACCCTACCGCGGTCAGATACTCCGAGCTGACCTATATCGACGTGCTCAACAAGGGGCTGCAGGTAATGGATGCTACCGCCACCTCGCTCTGCATGGATAACAAGCTGCCGATCATCATTTTCGATCTGACCACCGAGGGCAACATCAAGAAGGTTATCAGCGGTGAAACAATCGGAACCATAGTTCAAGGAGAATAG
- the frr gene encoding ribosome recycling factor → MKLHMEKSVAVLKNEFQKIRTGRASTSILDAVKVDYYGNPSSLSQVATLAVPEPRTITIAPWEAKMVPLIEKAILNANIGLTPSSDGRTIRLNLPPLTEERRKEIVKDLKKKAEEDKVALRNIRRDAIDRLKKLEKEKAITEDDLKRLEKEVQDTTKSFETKIDEAVAHKEKEVMEV, encoded by the coding sequence ATGAAATTGCACATGGAGAAATCCGTGGCTGTCCTGAAGAACGAATTCCAGAAAATCCGCACGGGACGTGCCTCAACCTCCATCCTGGATGCCGTCAAGGTCGATTACTACGGCAACCCCTCCTCCTTGAGCCAGGTGGCCACCCTGGCGGTTCCGGAGCCGCGTACCATCACCATCGCTCCCTGGGAAGCCAAGATGGTTCCCCTGATCGAGAAGGCCATTCTCAACGCCAATATCGGCCTGACCCCTTCCAGCGACGGGCGTACGATTCGTCTGAACCTGCCGCCGCTGACCGAAGAACGGCGCAAGGAGATCGTCAAGGACCTGAAAAAGAAGGCCGAGGAGGACAAGGTTGCCCTGCGCAACATCCGCCGCGACGCCATCGACCGCCTCAAAAAGCTTGAAAAAGAAAAGGCGATTACCGAGGACGATCTGAAAAGACTGGAAAAAGAGGTCCAGGATACCACCAAAAGCTTCGAGACCAAGATCGACGAAGCGGTGGCCCACAAGGAAAAAGAGGTAATGGAAGTCTGA
- a CDS encoding isoprenyl transferase produces MKKLDPDKLPVHLAIIMDGNGRWAQQRMLKRVIGHQRGAETVNMVVEQAWQLGIKYLTLFAFSSENWSRPAIEVRALMSLLKKYIRQETARMMRKNIRYNVIGNRSDLPDDVNQTLDDAIAQTAGNTGMLLTLALSYGGRQELSMAAARLARDVMAGTLTPEQITVDTFGTYLDTGGLPDPDFLIRTSGEMRISNFLLWQLAYTELYFTETNWPDFTINELHKALADFQSRERRFGKTSDQLTRGSHH; encoded by the coding sequence ATGAAAAAACTCGACCCGGACAAATTACCGGTCCATCTGGCAATCATTATGGACGGTAACGGACGCTGGGCTCAACAGCGAATGCTTAAACGCGTCATCGGTCATCAGCGAGGAGCCGAGACTGTCAACATGGTCGTCGAACAGGCCTGGCAGCTGGGCATCAAGTATCTGACCCTGTTCGCCTTCTCGTCCGAAAACTGGTCCCGGCCGGCTATCGAGGTGAGGGCGCTGATGTCGCTGCTCAAGAAATACATCCGCCAGGAAACGGCGCGGATGATGCGCAAGAACATCCGCTACAACGTCATCGGCAACCGCAGCGACCTGCCCGATGACGTCAACCAGACGCTTGACGATGCGATTGCGCAGACTGCCGGCAATACCGGCATGCTCCTGACCCTGGCGCTCTCCTATGGCGGACGCCAGGAGTTGAGTATGGCTGCCGCCCGGCTGGCACGCGACGTGATGGCAGGCACGCTTACCCCGGAGCAGATAACCGTCGATACCTTCGGCACCTATCTGGATACCGGGGGATTGCCTGATCCCGACTTCCTGATCCGGACCAGCGGTGAAATGCGCATCAGCAATTTCCTGCTCTGGCAATTGGCCTACACCGAGCTGTATTTTACCGAAACCAACTGGCCCGACTTCACCATCAACGAACTGCACAAGGCGCTGGCCGATTTCCAGTCGCGCGAGCGACGATTCGGAAAAACCAGCGATCAGCTAACCAGGGGATCTCATCATTAA
- a CDS encoding phosphatidate cytidylyltransferase has protein sequence MSAIILLPVVILTIVKGGPLLFAMLLGVFTFIGTHEFYRMALPARNAESWLAASCSGLIIFLPLLGDNRLLLGALTALFLVFALLFLFRIRDISVAATEIAHASLAFIYIPLLLVHLVLLRQTAFGIQWLLLIMLIVMTNDSAAYYTGSAFGKRRLYEKVSPKKSIEGSLGGLAGSIGGTLVAKFSFFPQLTLTDALLTAVLIGILGQTGDLFESLLKRSFGVKDSGCIIPGHGGVLDRLDSIIFAAPATYYYAVYLFGRF, from the coding sequence ATCTCTGCGATCATCCTCCTGCCTGTCGTCATCCTGACCATCGTTAAAGGCGGCCCGCTGCTTTTTGCCATGCTGTTGGGAGTTTTCACCTTCATCGGCACCCACGAGTTCTATCGCATGGCCCTGCCTGCCAGGAATGCGGAATCGTGGCTGGCTGCCTCCTGCAGTGGGCTGATCATCTTCCTTCCCCTTCTCGGCGACAATCGCCTCCTGTTGGGCGCCCTCACCGCCTTGTTCCTGGTTTTCGCGCTGCTGTTCCTGTTCCGCATCAGGGACATCAGCGTCGCTGCCACGGAAATTGCCCATGCTAGCCTGGCATTCATCTACATCCCCCTTCTTCTGGTGCACCTGGTCCTGCTGAGGCAGACAGCCTTCGGCATCCAGTGGCTGCTCCTGATCATGCTGATCGTGATGACCAACGATTCGGCCGCTTACTACACCGGCAGTGCCTTTGGAAAACGCCGGCTCTACGAGAAAGTCAGCCCGAAGAAGAGCATCGAAGGGTCGCTGGGAGGACTAGCCGGCAGCATAGGCGGCACGCTGGTGGCGAAGTTCTCCTTTTTCCCGCAGCTGACCCTGACCGACGCCCTGCTGACTGCGGTTCTGATCGGCATTCTCGGCCAGACCGGGGATCTGTTCGAGTCCCTGCTGAAACGCAGCTTCGGGGTCAAGGATTCCGGCTGCATCATCCCGGGGCACGGCGGCGTGCTGGACCGTCTCGACAGCATCATCTTCGCGGCCCCGGCCACGTATTATTATGCGGTGTACCTGTTCGGCAGATTTTGA
- a CDS encoding 1-deoxy-D-xylulose-5-phosphate reductoisomerase translates to MKHLSILGATGSIGVSTLEIVAAYPERFRVVAMTAGKNLDLFAQQIRQFSPRIAAVASPDDVGRLKELCSGLKVEILGGIEGLIAAATADETEMVVAAIVGAAGLVPTAAAIRCGKDIALANKETLVTAGHLFMDMVKEYGVRLYPVDSEHSAVFQSMEGHRSQDISKIILTASGGPFLNAPTETLAGVTVKDALNHPNWSMGRKISIDSATMMNKGLEVIEARWLFDVPVEKIDVNIHPQSIIHSMVEYIDGCVIAQLGSPDMKAPIAYALSHPERVATGVKPLDLTLFSGLTFFRPDMDKFRCLSLAYRAINEGESMPAVMNAANEVAVEYFLEGNIGFTQIAEVIEGTMNAHQAHRVTSIEEVLQADLWGRTIAREICRKRIA, encoded by the coding sequence ATGAAACACCTTTCCATACTTGGAGCAACCGGCTCCATCGGCGTCAGCACTCTGGAAATCGTGGCCGCCTACCCTGAACGCTTTCGTGTGGTTGCCATGACCGCAGGGAAAAACCTGGACCTCTTCGCGCAACAGATCCGGCAATTCTCTCCGCGCATTGCAGCGGTGGCATCTCCCGACGATGTCGGCCGCCTGAAGGAGCTCTGCAGCGGTCTGAAGGTGGAGATTCTGGGGGGTATCGAAGGCCTGATTGCCGCCGCCACGGCTGACGAGACCGAGATGGTTGTCGCGGCCATCGTCGGTGCCGCAGGGCTTGTGCCCACCGCAGCCGCAATCCGCTGCGGCAAGGACATCGCCCTGGCCAACAAGGAAACCCTGGTAACCGCAGGTCATCTTTTCATGGACATGGTCAAGGAGTACGGCGTCAGGCTGTATCCGGTCGACAGCGAACACAGCGCCGTGTTCCAGTCCATGGAAGGGCACCGCAGCCAGGACATCAGCAAGATCATCCTGACCGCCTCCGGTGGCCCCTTCCTGAATGCTCCGACAGAGACCCTCGCCGGCGTCACGGTCAAGGATGCCCTCAACCATCCCAACTGGAGCATGGGCAGAAAGATTTCGATCGATTCGGCCACCATGATGAACAAAGGGCTGGAGGTCATCGAGGCGCGCTGGCTGTTCGACGTGCCGGTGGAGAAGATCGACGTCAACATTCATCCCCAGAGCATCATTCATTCCATGGTAGAATATATCGACGGCTGCGTCATTGCCCAGCTCGGCTCCCCTGACATGAAGGCGCCGATCGCCTATGCCCTCTCCCATCCCGAACGCGTTGCCACCGGCGTCAAGCCGCTCGACCTGACCCTGTTCTCCGGCCTGACCTTTTTCAGGCCCGATATGGATAAGTTCAGGTGCCTGTCGCTGGCCTACCGCGCGATCAATGAGGGTGAGAGCATGCCCGCGGTCATGAATGCCGCCAATGAAGTCGCCGTGGAATATTTCCTGGAAGGAAACATCGGATTCACACAGATTGCCGAGGTCATCGAAGGCACCATGAATGCGCATCAGGCTCATCGGGTGACCTCGATCGAAGAGGTTCTGCAGGCAGATCTCTGGGGGCGCACCATCGCACGCGAGATCTGCCGGAAACGGATAGCCTGA
- the rseP gene encoding RIP metalloprotease RseP, which translates to MMIVYAVIALGVLIFVHELGHFLVAKLFNVKVEKFSLGFGPKLLGKRIGETEYLLSAFPLGGYVKMFGETGFIEGSDAPAAIDQAGEQFKEQEPRELTEEEKKRSFFHKPPLARIAIVIAGPTFNLLFAWLAFIVLCMLGVPTVTPRIGEVLKDKPAAMAGILKGDVVTAIDGKPVTRWDEIAEKITASKGRPISLTVKRGAEEVGFTVTPQPRVAQNLFGEKVEGFAIGVASAGEVVVEKFGPVQALSKGSDQTWKVIDLTIMSLVKMAQRVVPLDTVGGPIMIVKMAGEQASAGGSSFLAFMALLSINLGVLNLLPVPVLDGGHLFFYFWELIFRRPVNPKVREYAQQVGLMLLLGLMALAFYNDIVRYFTGQG; encoded by the coding sequence ATGATGATCGTCTACGCCGTGATTGCCTTGGGTGTGCTGATTTTCGTGCACGAACTGGGGCATTTTCTGGTTGCGAAACTGTTCAATGTCAAAGTAGAGAAGTTCTCGCTCGGGTTCGGTCCCAAGCTGCTCGGCAAGCGGATCGGAGAAACCGAATATCTGCTGTCGGCCTTCCCGCTGGGGGGCTATGTCAAGATGTTCGGAGAGACCGGCTTCATCGAAGGGAGCGACGCTCCGGCAGCCATCGACCAGGCTGGAGAGCAATTCAAGGAGCAGGAACCGCGCGAATTGACGGAAGAGGAAAAGAAACGTTCATTCTTCCACAAGCCTCCCTTGGCCAGAATCGCCATCGTGATTGCAGGGCCGACCTTCAACCTGCTGTTCGCCTGGCTGGCCTTCATCGTGCTCTGCATGCTGGGCGTGCCGACTGTCACCCCCCGCATCGGCGAGGTACTGAAGGACAAGCCTGCAGCCATGGCAGGCATCCTGAAAGGCGATGTCGTCACCGCCATAGACGGCAAACCGGTAACCCGCTGGGACGAGATCGCCGAAAAAATTACCGCCAGCAAGGGGCGGCCGATCAGCCTGACGGTCAAGCGGGGCGCCGAAGAGGTTGGCTTCACCGTCACTCCGCAGCCGCGCGTCGCCCAGAACCTGTTCGGTGAGAAGGTCGAAGGTTTCGCCATCGGTGTGGCCTCGGCCGGCGAGGTCGTCGTCGAAAAGTTCGGGCCGGTACAGGCGCTGTCCAAGGGAAGCGACCAGACCTGGAAAGTGATCGATCTGACCATCATGTCGCTGGTCAAGATGGCCCAGCGGGTCGTGCCGCTGGATACGGTGGGCGGGCCGATCATGATCGTCAAGATGGCCGGAGAGCAGGCCTCGGCCGGCGGCTCGAGCTTTCTGGCATTCATGGCGCTGCTCTCGATCAACCTGGGGGTGCTGAACCTCCTGCCGGTGCCGGTGCTCGATGGCGGGCATCTCTTCTTCTACTTCTGGGAGTTGATCTTCCGCCGACCGGTCAATCCAAAGGTGCGCGAATATGCCCAGCAGGTGGGGCTGATGCTGCTGCTGGGGCTGATGGCCCTGGCATTCTACAACGATATCGTCAGGTACTTCACCGGCCAGGGATAG
- a CDS encoding serine protein kinase PrkA yields the protein MTNVERAIANLNRKISEREQSQSISFDEFLEVLTERPESVVRNVFQAFHDMIRSHVGIGRDEYPEDPESINYVSYDCRSLFVDGTDRPFFADRLFANRLVNHVEAMKSSVRQNKIYIFEGPPGSGKSTFLNNLLMKFEEYSNSEAGTRYEVVWRLDRRVLARINATQVSSFVDRLSSLLDEYELGQADLAEIKNSLSRSGDYIDVPCPSHDNPLLLIPKKDRHSFFSDLFHDNEAFRERLFSHKEYDWVLSDTPCTICSSLFDALIRNVSTSLDIYRMIHARPYRFNRRVGEGITVFTPGDRQMKQDVSGNEHLQRKIDSLLGDSNAVRYLYSSLAKTNNGIYALMDVKSHNAQRLLELHNIISEGIHKVEDVEENVKSLFIALMNPEDEKNIEGFQSFSDRIEFINIPYVMDLNTEVEIYRNTFGKHIDESFIPRVLHNFARTIISTRMGTHSDAMLDWISDPRKYEQYCDEHLQLLKMELYTGYLPSWLSEEDRKRLSAKRRRRIIDESEYEGVTGFSGRDSIRIFGDFYAAYARKDKLISMSNLNSFFTKWRTDLNEMLPPGFLDSLIRNYDYAVLQEVKESLYYYNEEQISRDLLNYMFAVNFESGSVAVCRFTGDKLEITDEFLSAIEGRLIGPAVDADARLAFRRETQKEYASRTLTQEILAEGIDPRQTGLYQSLHERYLHSLKEKVLEPFLDNVNFRRAIKDYDTAAFNSYDKRIRDDVSFLISNLCAPKYHYTKQGAREVCVYVIDNDLARKFPSHA from the coding sequence ATGACCAACGTGGAGCGGGCCATAGCGAATCTCAACCGCAAGATCAGCGAGCGCGAGCAGAGCCAGAGCATCTCCTTCGACGAGTTTCTGGAGGTACTGACCGAGCGGCCTGAGTCGGTTGTGCGCAATGTCTTCCAGGCTTTTCACGACATGATCCGCTCCCATGTGGGGATCGGCCGCGACGAATACCCGGAAGACCCGGAGTCGATCAACTACGTCAGCTACGATTGCCGCAGCCTGTTTGTCGACGGTACCGACCGCCCCTTCTTTGCGGACCGGTTGTTCGCCAACCGGCTGGTTAACCATGTGGAGGCCATGAAGAGCAGCGTGCGGCAGAACAAGATCTATATCTTCGAAGGTCCCCCCGGTTCCGGCAAGAGCACCTTTTTGAACAATCTGCTCATGAAATTCGAAGAGTACTCGAACAGCGAGGCGGGTACGCGCTACGAAGTGGTGTGGAGGCTGGATCGCCGGGTCCTGGCGCGGATCAATGCCACCCAGGTTTCCTCATTCGTGGACCGGCTGTCGAGTCTTCTGGACGAATACGAACTGGGGCAGGCCGACCTGGCCGAGATAAAGAACTCTCTGAGCCGCAGCGGGGATTATATCGATGTGCCTTGTCCCTCACATGACAATCCCTTGTTGCTGATTCCCAAAAAGGACCGGCATTCCTTTTTCAGCGACCTGTTCCATGACAACGAGGCGTTCAGGGAAAGGCTCTTCAGTCACAAGGAATATGACTGGGTGCTGAGCGATACCCCCTGCACCATCTGCAGTTCCCTGTTCGATGCCCTGATCAGGAACGTCTCCACTTCCCTCGACATCTATCGCATGATCCATGCGCGCCCCTACCGCTTTAATCGGCGGGTGGGGGAGGGCATCACGGTGTTCACTCCGGGTGACCGGCAGATGAAACAGGATGTGAGCGGCAACGAGCATCTCCAGCGCAAGATCGACTCGCTGCTGGGGGACAGCAATGCGGTCAGGTATCTCTATTCCAGTCTGGCGAAGACCAACAACGGCATCTATGCCCTGATGGATGTCAAGTCCCACAACGCCCAGCGTCTGCTGGAACTGCACAACATCATCAGCGAGGGGATTCACAAGGTCGAGGATGTGGAGGAGAACGTCAAGTCGCTGTTCATCGCCCTGATGAACCCGGAGGACGAAAAGAACATCGAAGGTTTCCAGTCCTTCAGCGACCGGATCGAGTTCATCAATATCCCCTACGTCATGGACCTGAACACCGAGGTGGAGATCTATCGCAACACCTTTGGCAAGCATATCGACGAGAGCTTCATTCCCCGGGTGCTGCACAACTTCGCCCGCACGATCATTTCAACCCGGATGGGTACCCATTCGGACGCCATGCTGGACTGGATCAGCGACCCGCGCAAGTACGAGCAGTACTGCGACGAGCACCTGCAGCTTCTCAAGATGGAGCTCTATACCGGGTATCTCCCCTCCTGGCTCTCGGAAGAGGATCGCAAGCGCCTGAGCGCCAAACGGCGGCGGCGGATCATCGACGAGTCCGAGTACGAAGGGGTGACCGGCTTTTCCGGCCGCGATTCGATCAGGATCTTCGGCGACTTTTATGCTGCCTATGCCCGCAAGGACAAGCTGATCTCCATGTCCAACCTCAATTCGTTCTTCACCAAGTGGCGCACCGACCTGAACGAGATGTTGCCCCCCGGCTTCCTGGATTCGCTGATCAGGAACTATGACTATGCGGTGCTGCAGGAGGTGAAGGAATCGCTGTACTACTACAATGAGGAGCAGATTAGCCGGGATCTTCTGAACTACATGTTTGCGGTCAACTTCGAGTCCGGTTCCGTGGCGGTCTGCCGTTTCACCGGCGATAAACTGGAGATTACGGACGAGTTTCTGAGCGCCATCGAGGGGCGGTTGATCGGCCCGGCCGTTGATGCGGACGCCCGGCTGGCGTTCCGTCGGGAGACCCAGAAGGAATACGCCTCGCGCACCCTGACCCAGGAGATACTGGCCGAGGGGATCGATCCCCGCCAGACCGGACTGTACCAGTCGCTGCACGAACGCTACCTTCACAGCCTGAAGGAGAAGGTGTTGGAACCGTTCCTGGACAACGTCAACTTCCGCCGGGCCATCAAGGACTACGACACGGCCGCCTTCAATTCCTACGATAAACGGATCCGCGACGACGTGTCGTTTCTGATCAGCAACCTGTGCGCCCCCAAGTACCACTACACCAAGCAGGGGGCCCGGGAAGTCTGCGTCTATGTCATCGATAACGATCTGGCGAGGAAGTTTCCTTCCCACGCATAG
- a CDS encoding SpoVR family protein, whose protein sequence is MELINQHTKAIMEGCKERARAAGLRFTDESLEYIVTNRDLLELGPKVMIPTLYDYWVHDVEVLREKGKYELYPHNPYETVINTRPPISFYNDNNPDWLNVMIFYHVLGHIDFFQNNLNFRHTWDYDFNGEALSDKRVIAKLRAEKGHWVDYVIEFARGIDNLVDFHGELSALFTPSEGGCSPRLNYYFDQFLQVVKKLPISEYIKEVNRYNDCLKRFDAPLAEKTFFADAERRFPELESYFVRDQQVRPTTRRDLLRYLLDRSEFLNRDENKWMKSIVEIVRKTSIFFQPQIRTKILNEGWASYWHEKLFLQDDRIKGHEIDFARVHAGVTSMPRVGMNPYALGMRLFSYIEEQADKGRLSYDFERVLDRKKREDYDQKRPDGLETIFRVRENLSDHLFVSNFLDQEFLDRHSFFVAGKRLDRQRMVWQYYVKSRKAQDYSRMVRDTLYHPPVITVEPAGEGDGELHLKHTFEGKQLVREYIANTMMGIEYLWGRPVHLETTDARLVPQPSGSHEEVPQEAITWERVIYSMEGKVLTRKKIGQA, encoded by the coding sequence ATGGAACTGATTAACCAGCATACCAAAGCTATCATGGAAGGCTGCAAGGAGCGGGCCCGGGCGGCTGGTCTGCGCTTCACCGACGAGAGCCTGGAGTATATCGTCACCAACCGCGACCTGCTGGAGCTGGGACCCAAGGTGATGATTCCGACCCTGTACGATTACTGGGTCCATGACGTCGAGGTGCTGCGCGAGAAGGGCAAGTACGAACTGTATCCGCATAATCCCTATGAAACGGTGATCAACACCCGGCCGCCGATCTCGTTTTACAACGACAACAACCCCGACTGGCTGAACGTGATGATTTTCTATCACGTGCTGGGGCACATCGATTTTTTTCAGAACAATCTCAATTTCCGCCACACCTGGGACTACGACTTCAACGGCGAGGCCTTGTCGGACAAGCGGGTGATCGCCAAACTGCGCGCCGAAAAGGGGCACTGGGTCGATTACGTGATCGAATTCGCCCGGGGCATCGACAACCTGGTCGATTTTCACGGCGAACTGTCGGCCCTGTTCACCCCGTCGGAAGGGGGCTGCTCACCCCGGCTCAACTACTATTTCGACCAGTTCCTGCAAGTGGTCAAGAAGCTGCCGATCAGCGAGTACATCAAGGAGGTCAACCGCTACAACGACTGTCTGAAGCGGTTCGACGCACCCCTGGCGGAGAAGACCTTTTTCGCCGACGCCGAACGGCGCTTTCCCGAGTTGGAAAGCTATTTCGTCAGGGACCAGCAGGTACGCCCCACCACCCGGCGCGACCTGCTCCGGTATCTGCTGGACCGGTCCGAATTCCTGAACCGGGACGAGAACAAGTGGATGAAGTCGATCGTGGAAATAGTCCGCAAAACCTCGATCTTCTTCCAGCCCCAGATCCGTACGAAGATTCTCAATGAAGGCTGGGCCAGCTACTGGCATGAAAAGCTGTTTCTGCAGGACGACCGCATCAAGGGGCATGAGATCGATTTTGCCCGGGTTCACGCCGGCGTCACCTCCATGCCGAGGGTGGGCATGAATCCCTATGCCCTGGGCATGCGGCTTTTCAGCTACATCGAGGAACAGGCGGACAAGGGGCGACTCTCCTATGATTTCGAGCGCGTCCTGGACCGTAAGAAGCGTGAGGATTACGACCAGAAGCGTCCCGATGGACTGGAAACCATCTTCAGGGTACGGGAAAATCTGAGCGACCACCTCTTTGTCAGCAACTTCCTGGACCAGGAGTTTCTGGACCGGCACAGTTTTTTTGTGGCCGGCAAGCGCCTGGACCGTCAGCGCATGGTCTGGCAATACTACGTCAAGTCCAGGAAGGCCCAGGATTACAGCAGGATGGTCAGGGATACGCTCTACCATCCCCCGGTCATCACCGTGGAGCCGGCCGGAGAGGGGGATGGCGAGCTCCATCTGAAGCACACCTTCGAAGGCAAGCAACTGGTGCGGGAATACATCGCCAATACCATGATGGGCATCGAGTACCTGTGGGGACGGCCGGTGCATCTGGAAACCACCGACGCCAGACTCGTGCCGCAACCCTCGGGAAGCCATGAGGAAGTCCCGCAGGAGGCGATTACCTGGGAACGGGTGATCTATTCGATGGAGGGAAAGGTGCTGACAAGAAAGAAAATTGGGCAGGCTTGA
- a CDS encoding DUF444 family protein encodes MEKDLKKNLEELKAAGLSPEREVRLRAELATAGVDHVLPPPVAKQDSPFSGFDRSVYAFNDLMVLRQADNPQYGTVGLMKSLDELLERDRQREEDGFPRKIQLGRLVKARRGAQGAVTVVVPSTVEEKFYHDPSVQPEEDEGRASGGTGDEQEGEVFGEQQARQEGEEPGAGPGQGEGEKHEIESSAYELGKTLTEQFQLPNLKEKGKKVSFTRYTYDLTDRNRGVGQILDKKATLRRIIETNSALGNIPDVADIDPSRFMIAPRDKVYRVFSQEKDYEPQAMVFFLRDYSGSMAGKVTDLVVTQHILIYSWLLYQYAGQVECRFILHDTEAKEVPDFYTYYNSRVAGGTQVAGAYQLVNEMVAKGNLANDYNIYVFHGTDGDDWDSRGQLAIPELEKMLAYVSRVGVTVAEHGFGQPGITEVARYLEDSGLLKERANLIRMDVMQEDADEPRLIEGIKRLIS; translated from the coding sequence ATGGAAAAAGATCTAAAAAAAAACCTGGAAGAGCTGAAGGCAGCCGGGCTGTCTCCCGAGCGGGAGGTGCGGCTGCGGGCCGAACTGGCAACGGCAGGCGTCGACCACGTGCTTCCGCCCCCCGTTGCGAAACAGGACAGCCCGTTCTCCGGCTTCGACCGCAGCGTTTATGCCTTCAACGACCTGATGGTGCTGCGCCAGGCCGACAACCCGCAGTACGGCACCGTGGGGCTGATGAAATCGCTGGATGAGCTGCTGGAGCGCGACCGCCAGCGCGAAGAGGACGGTTTCCCGCGCAAGATCCAGCTCGGCCGGCTGGTAAAGGCCAGACGGGGCGCCCAGGGGGCGGTCACCGTGGTGGTCCCCTCCACGGTGGAGGAGAAATTTTACCATGACCCCAGCGTTCAGCCGGAAGAAGATGAGGGGCGTGCTTCAGGGGGAACCGGCGATGAACAGGAAGGGGAGGTGTTCGGCGAACAACAGGCCCGGCAGGAAGGGGAAGAGCCGGGTGCCGGCCCGGGGCAGGGGGAGGGGGAGAAACACGAGATCGAATCTTCGGCCTACGAGCTGGGCAAGACCCTGACCGAACAGTTCCAGTTGCCGAACCTGAAGGAGAAGGGCAAGAAGGTCTCCTTCACCCGTTATACCTACGACTTGACCGACAGGAACCGCGGCGTGGGTCAGATCCTCGACAAGAAGGCGACCCTGCGCAGGATCATCGAAACCAACAGCGCCTTGGGCAACATTCCCGATGTGGCAGACATCGATCCGTCACGCTTCATGATTGCCCCGCGCGACAAGGTTTACCGCGTGTTTTCGCAGGAAAAGGACTACGAGCCCCAGGCCATGGTTTTCTTTCTGCGCGACTATTCCGGCTCCATGGCCGGCAAGGTGACCGATCTGGTGGTCACCCAGCATATCCTGATCTACAGCTGGCTCCTGTACCAGTACGCCGGCCAGGTGGAGTGCCGCTTCATCCTCCACGACACCGAGGCCAAGGAGGTGCCGGACTTTTACACCTACTACAATTCGCGCGTGGCAGGGGGCACCCAGGTCGCTGGCGCCTATCAGTTGGTGAATGAGATGGTGGCCAAGGGAAACCTGGCCAACGATTACAACATCTATGTTTTCCACGGCACCGATGGCGACGATTGGGATTCCCGCGGCCAACTGGCCATTCCCGAGCTGGAGAAGATGCTTGCCTATGTCAGCCGGGTGGGTGTCACCGTCGCGGAGCACGGCTTTGGCCAGCCCGGTATTACCGAGGTGGCACGCTACCTGGAGGACTCGGGGTTGCTGAAGGAACGGGCCAATCTGATCAGGATGGATGTGATGCAGGAGGATGCGGATGAGCCGAGGCTGATAGAGGGGATCAAGAGGTTGATCTCGTAG